The stretch of DNA CAGAGTCCATTCCTCCTACTCACACTTTAATGATGATTGTTGTATTTGGACTTTCTTTTGTATTTGAAATTGTAGCTTTATTCCATACAGATCTTGAGTGGGTTTCAATCGTTTGCAGAGCATCCAGACTTGGTGCTTTGGTATTTTGGTTTATTCGATATTTCCATATCTTGGAATTTAAAAGTTTTTCGGGAAGACTGTCCGTAACAATTTATATATCTATTTGGATGTTTTTACTCGGACTATTAGGTCATTCGTTTGGAGGAAGGTATTCTGCGCACTATGCTCATATATACTTTATTAGTGGAGTCAGTCTATTCATCATGTCTATTATGTCCAGAGTAGTGATGTCTCATGCCGGTAAAGATCTCGCCTACGAAAAATCATCCAATATTTTTCTAATTTTTGCGAGCTTGTTGATTATTGCAGCATTTAACAGAGCTACTGCATTTTTCTTGCCGGAAAGAACTTTTTCTCATTTAGCTTACGCCTCGATTATTTTTATCGTTGCGCTTTTAATTTGGGCTTTTAAAATAGGAAAAAATATTTTTGAGGTACCAAAAGATTAATTATTTTCCGATTAATTTTCTTAATCTAATCGGAATTTCTTTTAAACTATTGTATTTTTTCTTTTTACCGTTTGGCATGGTAACGTAATAGACTCCATTGATTACTTCCATAAAAAAATCATCGGGATTTTTATTTTGAGTAGGATTAGATCTTTTATCCAATTCGTGTACCATTTTTTGGTATTTCTGCGGTAGCTTTTCCCACGACGGAAAAGACTTCACAATTCCATTTTCATTTACTGTATATTTCCCATCCTCTTGTAAGATTTTTGTTCCGAGATAGTCAAACATTTCTACAATAGAAAGTTTTTCCTTTTTTTTATTTTGGGGTGGTTCTGTTTTTATCTTAATTGATTTTAGAAAATTTTGTCTAAAAGAAATATTGAATAAAAGAAGTAAAAACGAAAAGAGTGCAATGACGAGAGAAATAAAAAGAGCCATTTCTGAAAACTGAAGAGGAAAATTCAATTCAAGTCACTCATCTTAAAATTATTTTATTCGGTACTCCATATTTTTACATTGAATTGGAGTCGGGTCTGTAGAATTCCAGCTATTGCAGTCTATGGCAGATATGACTTTTACACAAGTATCGATATCCACTTTTCTGCTTTTTCCGGGCATGAAGCTGGTAATATTGTGATGGGTTCCGCAGGCAGAATCTTTTGCTGCAAACGCTTTTATAATTTTTGAATTGGATTCTTCAAAACTATAGTAAAGAGGTTTGTCGTTCATGCAGTAAAAAAATTGAGAGGAAAGTATTAAAAATAAAAAAATCTTCTTCACTTGTTTTATCCTATTGAAAATAAAGAAAGTATGCAGAAAAAAATAGGGATAGATTGCAGGATGATAGAGCATTCAGGAATCGGCATACGAATCGATTCTTTGGTAAATGCTTTGCTTGAAAACAATAAAATGTTTAAAATCTATTTATTTGGTGATCCGAAAAAACTGATAAAATTTTCCTATCAAGCTGAAATTATAGACTATCAAGCCAAGATTTATGGGATTCGTGAGTTTTTCGGTCATGTAAAAATGTTGGATATGGATATATTAGACATTCCGCATTTTAACATTCCGATATTTTTCGTAAGAAAATGTATCGTAACTATTCACGATATAATTCCTTTTAAGATGAAAGAATTTCACGGTAGTTTGTTAAAACAGGTTTATATAAAAATTGTATTTTGGATAATTTTAAAATTCTCAAAAAAAGTAGTTTCTGTTTCTGAATTTACAAAAAAAGACTTAATAGATGAATTTCACTTTTCACCGGAAAAAATTCGAGTTATTTACAATGGGATAGATAAGAAAATTTTCTATCCAAGAAAAATAAGGGATATTCAAAACTTTAAGAAAAAATATTCTCTTCCTACAAAATACTTTTTAACCATAGGGATCGGGAAAAAACACAAAAATGTAGAGTTTTTGATTCGATCTTTGAATTTTGTTTGGGAAAAAAAGAAGAGAAATATACCTCTTGTAGTCGCAGGTATAGGAAAAGAAATTCCAGAGTATTTAAAAATCGAAGCAAGTAACCCAAACCCAAGAGTAATAATTTTTCCGAGAGTTGAAATAGAGGAGCTTGCCCTTTTGTATTGCGGGGCTTATTTCTTTATCTATCCTTCATTGTACGAAGGTTTTGGATTTCCTGTTTTAGAGGCACAAAGTTGTTGTTGTCCTGTGATTTCGTCTAACGCATCTGTTTTACCTGAGGTACTGCAAAATAGCGCATATTTTTTTGATCCGAAAAGTGAGGAAGATTTTTTGAAAGTATATTTGCAAGCAACTAAAACAGATTCCTCTCGAATGAAATTTATTCAAAAGGGATTCTGGAATGCAAAAAGATTCTTCTGGGAAAAATCAGCCTTAGAAGTTCTTGAGGAATACTCTTTACTCTAAATATCGTTTGGAGGAATAGGTAAATCGTTTGAAAAAGCACATTTTTCATACCATCCGGGTTCTAAATGATCCCCAAGTCTGGACTTATGTTTTTCGTTTTCAATAGCCACTACTTTGATTGGTTGAGATGCGAGTCTGTGTTTGCACGGAATTTCAGGGTTTTTACAAACTACTTGGGTTGACTTAGGTTTTGGGTAGGCAAGTGCAAATTTTCCGTGAGGGCACTTATTTTCTACCTTTCCTATATCTGAGCCATAGGTAAAAAATTCAGTATATTTATTAAAAAATCCCACAAACCCTTTGATAACAGGGTTTGGAAAATATCCTTTTTGTGCTTGAAGGGAAATGTCATACATTACTTTTTCGGTTGAAGATTCTTCATTTGCCAATAGTCTTTTTTGAAAATTAAAATATTCTACTAATTTCAAAATTATTCTTGATAATTCTACTGGATCAGAATACCAATTATCTCTTTTGTCTGCATTCAGATATCGTAACTCAATTCTGTTGTGTCCGTCGATGATTTTGGATACTTCTTTGGCAATTTCTTTTCTGTCGATTTCACTTGCAGAAAGTGCATCATGGTTGGATTCTCCTCCAAATATTTCTTCTTCTTCCCATTTAACCGAATTCATGGTTGTATAATCGTGGAGCATTCCTGCTTGAAATAAATGAATTAGTTCTGAATAGGTTAAATTGTCTTTTTTTTGGGTTGCATATAATCCAATGCTTGTCAGTGTCACTTCAAATAAATGGTCCAAAACTGCCGATTCATTAAACATAGTAAGAATCATAAATCCCAGGAAAAATTTATTTTTTAAAGCACTTCGGATTACCCTATCCATATCTACCTCTGTGGATTTGAGTAGATGGGCAGGAAAGGAATAAGAATTCAGTCCAAGTAGTTTGTCTGATTTGCTGATAACCATAGAAATTAGGTGGGATTCGAAATATTCTGTATTTTCAAAACGAAGAGTTAATTTTTCATCTAACCCTCGGTTGATGAGGGATTGAAGGATAGTGTCTTTTAACGGTCTTTTTGCTTGAACTAAAACTCTACCTTCTTCATCTTTGATCTCATCTTCTAATCTAAGATAGTCTAAGTTCCCAAGGAATTCTCCAAACTTATAAATTTGTCCAACTCGATTTGTGAAGAAGTATTTTCCGTCGTGTTCCATGTTTTTATTCTCGTTGGATTTTTTTCAATTCTTGTATGTACTTTTCTCTTCCTATGTAAGGAATTCTTGCGACTTTTGAATTTACCGCAGCCTCAGCCACTGCTGGAGCTACTTTGAATAAAGCTCTTTTATCGAATGGCTTCGGGATTATATAATCTTTTCCAAAATGGAACTTCTCTCCGAAATATGCTTTTGCAACTTCATCCGGGACAGGCTCACGTGCAAGCTCTGCTAAAGCATACGCTGCTGCAAGCCTCATCTCAAGAGTGATTTGTCTTGATCTGACATCAAGTGCACCTCGGAATATATAAGGAAATCCGAGGAGATTGTTTACTTGGTTAGGGAAATCACTTCTTCCTGTTCCCATAATCAAATCATTTCGTACAGAGATTGCATCATCATAGCTGATCTCTGGGTCAGGATTGGATAACGCGAAAATAATAGGATCCTTAGACATTTTTTTTACCATTGATTTTGAAACTATATCTTTATTAGACACTCCAATCAGAAGGTCAGCCTCCTCCATGATTTCATCCAGAGTTGACTTGTCTGTGTTTCGTATAAATTGCTTTTTTATTTCGTTTAAGTCAGTTCTTTTGTGGTTGATAACACCCTTCGAGTCAACTAAAAATATATTATTCATTTGAATACCGATGTTACAAATCATATAAGCAATTGCAACAGCCGCAGCCCCCGCACCACTGATGACTACTTTTATTTTTGATGGGTTTTTTCCATTGAGATAGAGTGCATTTATGAGCGCCGCAGTTACTATTATAGATGTTCCGTGTTGGTCGTCGTGGAATACAGGGATATCCATTGTATCAATTAGAGTTTGTTCTATATGAAAACACTCAGGGGCTTTAATATCTTCTAAATTGATTCCACCAAAGGTAGGCTCCATTAATTTTACGGCACGAATGAACTCTTCGGGGTTTTTTGTGTCCAACTCTATATCAAACACATCTATTCCGGCAAATTTTTTAAACAGTACTGCCTTTCCTTCCATTACCGGTTTTCCCGATGCTGCTCCAATATCTCCAAGCCCCAAGACTGCGGTACCATTTGTAATGATTCCGACCAAATTCCCCCTATTTGTATATTGATAAGATAGATCCTTATCTTTTTGAATTTCTAAACAAGGGTAGGCGACTCCAGGTGTGTAGGCTAAAGATAGGTCGTGAGAATTGGAAGTTGCCTTTGTTGATACCACTGAAGTCTTTCCCTTGGGGTAGTCAGAATGGTATTTTAGTGCTTCTTCTTTTTCTGTGCTTTGAGATGCCATAGATTTTATTACAATATGTCCATAATTCTAAAAAACCCTTTAAAATAAAGGCTTTTATGTGTATGGATTTCTTTGAGGATTCTCTAATTGTGTTTTTTTTCCACTAACCCAACTTTTTTAGAAGTTACGTATTTAGTGCTGATTCAGTACTTTTCGTGCAAAAATGTGGGAACTCCAATTCAGAGGACTGATGCCTGATGTCTGAGGTCAGAAATAGTGGAGGTGGAAATTTTTTTCAATTAGATTTTCTTTTTATATAAATGTTTTGAGTTTACGCTTTTAGTGCAGATTTTTCACTTTTCGTGTGAAAATGTGGGATCTCCACTCTTTTCAGTAAAGTGCATGTTTTACACCAATTGTTCACCTTTTATGCAAAAATGTGGAACTCTACTTTTTTGGGATTTTGAGAGATTACACATTTAATGCAGATTGGGGACATTTTAAAAGCTAAATAAAATTTCTTAAAATCAGTAAAATTTTATTTCTATTAGTATGTTTTTTTACCTTATCATAGAGGACAGAGAATTTTATTTTAAGGAGAAATTTATGAACCCGGAAAAATTTGAGCGAACTCAATCGAGTCTGCTTATTCCAGAAAAATTTATGGATGAGTTTAATTCGAGGACTGAAACTATTTCGAGAGAAGATTACTTGCACGAATTGCTGGAGAGATATAGGAATGTGTTACTTTGGCGGACTTTTGAAAAGTTGGATTGTGTGAAGACGGTGTATCAGGAAGAAGGGCAAAATTTGCAAAAGAAGAATTTTCGTCCAGAGAATGCAGATTGGATTGAGCTAGGTGAGTTTGCTCAATGGCTTGGTATTTCCCGAACGGCTCTTTTTACTCTTCTTTTGTTACTTGACATTGCCGGATGGGACATAATCATCCCTGCCAAGTTCTATGACTTTGGAGTTCCACCCAAGGTCAGTTCTATTGCGGTAGGAGTTTACCTCTCCAAGAGAAAAACTATACGATACAATAGGCTGATACGACATAAGATGTAGCAAAAAAACAAAAAAAGAAGAAACAAAGAAAAGAGAGCCTTGTAATAAAAAAAATCTATAGAGAAACTGTGTAAAAAGGTAAAATAAAAATAATTAATTATAAGCGATTAGGGATTTTAACAGTTCAGATGCTTTAAAATATCTTCTAC from Leptospiraceae bacterium encodes:
- a CDS encoding glycosyltransferase family 4 protein, translated to MIEHSGIGIRIDSLVNALLENNKMFKIYLFGDPKKLIKFSYQAEIIDYQAKIYGIREFFGHVKMLDMDILDIPHFNIPIFFVRKCIVTIHDIIPFKMKEFHGSLLKQVYIKIVFWIILKFSKKVVSVSEFTKKDLIDEFHFSPEKIRVIYNGIDKKIFYPRKIRDIQNFKKKYSLPTKYFLTIGIGKKHKNVEFLIRSLNFVWEKKKRNIPLVVAGIGKEIPEYLKIEASNPNPRVIIFPRVEIEELALLYCGAYFFIYPSLYEGFGFPVLEAQSCCCPVISSNASVLPEVLQNSAYFFDPKSEEDFLKVYLQATKTDSSRMKFIQKGFWNAKRFFWEKSALEVLEEYSLL
- a CDS encoding malate dehydrogenase; this encodes MASQSTEKEEALKYHSDYPKGKTSVVSTKATSNSHDLSLAYTPGVAYPCLEIQKDKDLSYQYTNRGNLVGIITNGTAVLGLGDIGAASGKPVMEGKAVLFKKFAGIDVFDIELDTKNPEEFIRAVKLMEPTFGGINLEDIKAPECFHIEQTLIDTMDIPVFHDDQHGTSIIVTAALINALYLNGKNPSKIKVVISGAGAAAVAIAYMICNIGIQMNNIFLVDSKGVINHKRTDLNEIKKQFIRNTDKSTLDEIMEEADLLIGVSNKDIVSKSMVKKMSKDPIIFALSNPDPEISYDDAISVRNDLIMGTGRSDFPNQVNNLLGFPYIFRGALDVRSRQITLEMRLAAAYALAELAREPVPDEVAKAYFGEKFHFGKDYIIPKPFDKRALFKVAPAVAEAAVNSKVARIPYIGREKYIQELKKIQRE
- a CDS encoding DUF1564 family protein; this encodes MNPEKFERTQSSLLIPEKFMDEFNSRTETISREDYLHELLERYRNVLLWRTFEKLDCVKTVYQEEGQNLQKKNFRPENADWIELGEFAQWLGISRTALFTLLLLLDIAGWDIIIPAKFYDFGVPPKVSSIAVGVYLSKRKTIRYNRLIRHKM